The genomic segment AAAGTTGCCAAGTAAAAACCAATTTCCTAGTAATTCAGTAGGGACTCCAAGACAAATTATTCCAACCAAGCCAAGCACCAAGCCAATCCATCCAATTGGATTAATTGCATCTCCAAACAGAATTCTTGCTAACAAAGCAACCATCAAAGGTTGGGAATCTATAAGAACAGAACCCAATCCTGCGCCAGTTTCCATTAACCCTTTGGCTAGAAAAATCTGAAAAAGGGTTGCGTCAATCAAAGTAAATACTAAAAACCACACCAAATCATCTTTTGAAATATTCCAACTCCTCTTCAAGAAAGGAACTGAAGCTAAAACTACTAGACCAGCAGGCAAAAGCCTTAGTGAGGCTACAATCTCAGGTCCCGCGGCATTAACCAAAGGTGCCATCGCCGCCATTGAGGTCCCCCAAAGAGCGAAGGGCAAAATCATCAAAAACCAATTCCAAATGACAAACATAAGGTCAGAAAGCAATCTCCTTTTTAAGATCAATAAAGTTATGCATAAATTTGAATGATTTGGCCCTTGAGACGAAAATCCAAAAAGAGGATGGCACGAATCTGTATTGAAGGTCCTATCAATTCAGAAACTCGAAAAATTGTTCTAAAAGCATTAAAGCAAATTGAGGAAAGAGAGTTTCCAGCCCTATTACTTCGCATTGATAGCCCTGGGGGAACAGTTGGTGATAGCCAAGAAATCCATAGTGCTCTCTTGAGGCTAAGAGAGAAAGGTTGTCACGTTGTAGCTAGTTTTGGCAATATCTCAGCTTCAGGTGGAGTCTATATAGGTGTAGGTGCTGAAAAAATTGTTGCAAACCCAGGAACAATAACAGGATCTATTGGTGTGATTTTAAGAGGAAACAACCTATCTAAGTTATTAGAAAAGGTTGGTATTAAATTCGAGACTGTAAAAAGTGGAATCTATAAAGACATTCTTTCCCCTGATCGCCCTTTATCAACAGAAGAGAGAGCTCTTCTACAATCATTAATTGATAGCAGTTACGAACAATTTGTTTTAGCAGTTTCAAAAGGAAGAAATTTAACCCCAGAAGTGGTTAAGAGCTTTGCCGATGGAAGAGTTTTTACTGGAGAGCAAGCTAAAGAATTTGGGCTGGTAGATGAAATAGGTGATGAGAATGATGCAAAACTACTTGCTATAAAAATTGCAAACCTAGATGAAAAAACAAAACCCATAACATTTGGTAAAACCAAAAAGAAATTATTAGGGTTTTTACCTGGAGGGAAAATAATCCACAATCTTGTAAATGCATTAAACCTTGAGTTGGAGGGGAATGGTCAGATCCTTTGGCTCTTTAAGCCATGAATTGTCAAAATGAATTGACTTATCTGTGTGCATTGAGGGGGGCAACGACTTGTGAAAACAATTCTGTTGAGTCAATCACTTCTGCGGTAGAGGAATTGTTAGTTGAATTAGTTTCTAGAAATAATTTGATCCCAGATCAAATTATTTCTATTACTTTCTCCGTAACATCAGACTTAGATGCTTGTTTCCCCGCTTCTATTGCTAGAAAAAACACTGGCTGGGAAAAAATCGCACTTTTAGACTGCCAGCAAATGTTTGTTAAAGACGACTTACCAAAATGTATTCGTCTACTTGCTTATGTTTCTTTACCAAACGAGCAAATACCTAAAAATCCTTATCTTGGGAAAGCAAAAAATTTGCGTCCAGACAGATAAATCAAGATTTTTTTCCAACAACCATTTATATTCATTCAAGATCATGCAAATGCACTTGAAAACTTTCAAGTGATTTATATTTCTAAAACTTCAAGTTATGTTCAAGAAAAAATTATTATCAGCTATCAAGAAAAGTTTTTTTATTGGATTTTCAGCTTTTTTATTTGGAACAGGGTCTTCTATTTTAGCTCCACGAACTTCGGCATCCCCAGGTTTCTTTGAATACCAATGGGATCCAGAACCTGGATATAAAAGACTTAAATATTATCAATCATCCTCTGAAAGGAATGAAAGATCTACTTATTACTTTTTCCTTAGAGGGAAAGATAGAAAAGAAGATATTAAAAAATTAACGATTGCAATTCCTGATTATTTCAAAGCAACAATCAAGACAAAAAAATTAAATCTCTGCAAAGTAAAGGTCGGTGGATATACAGAAAGGACTCGTTGTTTAGAAAACATTCCTTCTCTGATTGAAGTTAATGATAAACAAACTATTATTGATATCTTTCCAGAAAAACCGATTCCTTTTAATAAGGATAATTACGCCGTAGTAATGAAAATTTTCAATCCCAGAAAAAGAGGTATGTTTCAATTCCGAGCGCTATCACAAAACGCAGATGAAATTCCAATCTCAACATATTTAGGGACTTGGAACATAGACGTACAGTGAACTGATAAATTAACCTTTGTATTTATCCAATAAGAGCATAAATAGAAATGACTAAAAGGACCTTTGGAGGAACCAGTAGAAAAAGGAAAAGAGTTTCTGGTTTCAGAGTGAGAATGAGATCTCATACTGGAAGGAGAGTTGTAAGAACACGTAGAAAACGTGGAAGATCGCGCTTAACTGTCTAAAAGAAAATTCTCAAATAAAGATACTTACAACAAAAGTTTCTTCTAATGGTTTTGCCAAAACATATGAGACTCAAAGGTCATAGATGTTTTGACTTCATCTATAAAGAGGGTTCAAGGTTCTACAGCTCCTCAATGGTTCTTAGAGTTACAGACGCAAATAAAAAGCCTCAAGTCAAAGGGAAACAATCAAAAACAAGGCATTCTATAAAATGTGCCATATCCATAAGCAATAAAGTAAGCAAAAAATCAGTTACAAGAAATAAGCTTCGACGGTTATTCCACCATCATTTGTCATTAAGACTTTCTAATATGGCCTGTGATAATGAGATTTGGGCTTTTATTTCTTTAAAGCCTTCTTGCATGAAAAATCCCGACAGCACTTTGCTTAAGGAGTGTGACAAACTACTCACTAAGGCTGGAATAACAAAATGACAATTAGTCCCAACGAAGACATTTTTTACGAAGGTGGTCCTGCCAGCAGCGACCTAATAATAAATTTAATTGCTGGGATAACACTTATTGGTCTTCCTTTTACTTTTGGAGCCTTAGTTAGAGCCCTTTGGGTTAGATACAAAATAACGACTCGTAGAATATCCGTTACTGGTGGATGGCTAGGTAGGGATAAAACTCAAGTTGTTTACAGTCAAATCTCTGAGATCAGAGCCATTCCAAGAGGTCTAGGATCTTATGGTGATATGGTTCTAGTCCTCAAAGATGGGGCTCGCCTTGAGATGAGATCGCTTCCAAATTTTAGGGAAACAGAATCCTACATCCTTGAAAAAATAGAAAAATCACCCGCTAATAAGCCTGATAATGAGGTTCAAGGCTTTTCAAACTAATGAGCCCTCACAAACATGTGAGACAAGAACACATCTTCTAAGGCAAACTGGCCTAACAACCTTAAACTTTCTACCTTTAAAACCGTGATCGGGTACATCTCTGACAATCTACTTATCCCGATCCTAGATTTTTTCTACGGATTAGTTCCAAGCTATGGACTAGCGATTGTCGCATTAACTATAGTTATCCGCCTAGCACTTTTTCCTCTTAGCGCTGGCTCCATTAGAAGTGCAAGAAGGATGAAGATAGCTCAACCTGTCATGCAAAAAAGACAAGCTGAGATAAAAAGCCGCTATGCAAGCAATCCTCAAAAGCAACAAGAAGAATTAGGCAAATTAATGGGTGAATTTGGAAGTCCCTTAGCTGGTTGCCTTCCTCTGATTGTTCAAATGCCAATATTATTCGCATTATTCGCAACTCTAAGAGGATCACCTTTTGCTGATGTACCTTATCTTGTCAATATCAAAGTTCTTCCATCAGACCAAATAGCCGCTGTAGAGCCCAAACCTTTCAAGAGCGCAAAACACTCCATATTCATAACTGAAAAGAATCATTTCCCTGTTATCGCAGCTCTTCCGGGAGGTACAAAAATCGGTTCAGGTGATTCAGTTAAAATCAATCTGCAAACCGTGAATGGAGATTCATATGTAAACGAATTGCAGAAATATGAAAATGGATCGAAATTTTCTCCTTCTTGGAAAGTCACGAAAGGGGAAGACATCGTAAAAGTCTCTTCTGATGGGACTGTGAATGCACTTAATCCTGGAGATGCCACCGTAGAAGCGAAGATCCCTGGTTTAGCAGCGAAAAGCGGATTCTTGTTTATAAAAGCATTAGGAAATGTTGGTTTTTATGTAGATGGCTCAATTCATTGGGATATTGCAATTTTAGTAGCAGGTTT from the Prochlorococcus marinus str. NATL2A genome contains:
- the sppA gene encoding signal peptide peptidase SppA; translation: MIWPLRRKSKKRMARICIEGPINSETRKIVLKALKQIEEREFPALLLRIDSPGGTVGDSQEIHSALLRLREKGCHVVASFGNISASGGVYIGVGAEKIVANPGTITGSIGVILRGNNLSKLLEKVGIKFETVKSGIYKDILSPDRPLSTEERALLQSLIDSSYEQFVLAVSKGRNLTPEVVKSFADGRVFTGEQAKEFGLVDEIGDENDAKLLAIKIANLDEKTKPITFGKTKKKLLGFLPGGKIIHNLVNALNLELEGNGQILWLFKP
- the aroH gene encoding chorismate mutase, which codes for MNCQNELTYLCALRGATTCENNSVESITSAVEELLVELVSRNNLIPDQIISITFSVTSDLDACFPASIARKNTGWEKIALLDCQQMFVKDDLPKCIRLLAYVSLPNEQIPKNPYLGKAKNLRPDR
- a CDS encoding DUF2808 domain-containing protein, translated to MFKKKLLSAIKKSFFIGFSAFLFGTGSSILAPRTSASPGFFEYQWDPEPGYKRLKYYQSSSERNERSTYYFFLRGKDRKEDIKKLTIAIPDYFKATIKTKKLNLCKVKVGGYTERTRCLENIPSLIEVNDKQTIIDIFPEKPIPFNKDNYAVVMKIFNPRKRGMFQFRALSQNADEIPISTYLGTWNIDVQ
- the rpmH gene encoding 50S ribosomal protein L34; protein product: MTKRTFGGTSRKRKRVSGFRVRMRSHTGRRVVRTRRKRGRSRLTV
- the rnpA gene encoding ribonuclease P protein component, with the translated sequence MVLPKHMRLKGHRCFDFIYKEGSRFYSSSMVLRVTDANKKPQVKGKQSKTRHSIKCAISISNKVSKKSVTRNKLRRLFHHHLSLRLSNMACDNEIWAFISLKPSCMKNPDSTLLKECDKLLTKAGITK
- a CDS encoding PH domain-containing protein, translating into MTISPNEDIFYEGGPASSDLIINLIAGITLIGLPFTFGALVRALWVRYKITTRRISVTGGWLGRDKTQVVYSQISEIRAIPRGLGSYGDMVLVLKDGARLEMRSLPNFRETESYILEKIEKSPANKPDNEVQGFSN
- the yidC gene encoding membrane protein insertase YidC, whose product is MIGYISDNLLIPILDFFYGLVPSYGLAIVALTIVIRLALFPLSAGSIRSARRMKIAQPVMQKRQAEIKSRYASNPQKQQEELGKLMGEFGSPLAGCLPLIVQMPILFALFATLRGSPFADVPYLVNIKVLPSDQIAAVEPKPFKSAKHSIFITEKNHFPVIAALPGGTKIGSGDSVKINLQTVNGDSYVNELQKYENGSKFSPSWKVTKGEDIVKVSSDGTVNALNPGDATVEAKIPGLAAKSGFLFIKALGNVGFYVDGSIHWDIAILVAGFGLTLVISQVLSGRGMPVNKQQSTANKITPVMITGMFLFFPLPAGVLLYMVIANIFQGLQTFLLSRESLPDNLQKILDDQLNQQDKSTVSIASEVISDSDRLPFEPKSNK